CCTCTTGCATAGCATCCCATGAAAAAGGCAAATAAAGCGAAGATGCATTTGATAGATGCGATACAAGCTGAAAATTATCTATTTGCAGAGCTAATTTGTCTATATGTTTTAAAAGTTCTGTTTTATTTGGATGATTTGATTTTGATATATCCTCATTAGCCTGCAATAAAACAGATTTTAAATCGTTTGAAAGTAACTCTTTTACATTTTGCTGAGGATTTAACTTTGCAGGAGTCGATAATTGTTCTAACTTATCTATAATATTTAATGTAGCTTTTGAAAAAATCGGGTCGTTTTTTAATAGTACTTCTTTTAGGTTTTGGGTTAGACTTTTTATATCTTTTGGTAAATCTTTAGCTATAAAATCATCTAAAATCATTTTTGGATTTGAAGTGTTTTGTTCTATCGATTTTAAAGTTGAAAATATTTTTTGAAGTGCATCAAAGACACCCTTTGCATCCGTATCTATACTCTTTGAAGTTATAGAAAAAAGCTGTTGCAGATTGTCTTTAATCCGCGTATATTTAAAATCTTGTGCATTTAAAAGTTTAGGCGAGCTTAGATGCTCCAAGCTTTTAACAATATTTTCAACTAACGGTTTTTGCAAAGGGTCGGCAAACTTTTGGGCTGATTTTAATTCACTTAAAATATTTTTTACTTTGCTTGCGACTACTTCCAATTCCTTAGCCGATATAAGCATTTTGTGTTGTGCTATATTTTTATCATTTGTTTGTGCGGGCAACTCTTTTGACATATGTCTATTTAGAAGTTCTTTTATATCGTTTAAAACAGTTTTACTTGATGAGTACTCACTCTTTTTAAGTACATTTTCCAAAGAGTTTAAAAGTGATTTTAATTCAACTTGAGGTGATTTTAAATCTTTTATACGTGATTCTAAAAATACTCCCGAATTTTCAAACTTTTGTTTTATGGGAGTATCTTTTAGGTCTTTTATATCTACTAAAAATTCTTTTAACACTTTCTCGACAGGTAATGGATTTTTATCTGATTTAATGGTATTTAACAAATCTTTTATAGTTGTAGATACATCACCCAAATTTTTAAGGGTGGGATTATTTTTTACAAGGTTAAGCAATGCCTTATCGGATGAGTTATCAATAGAACTTTGTTTTAAAATAGAATCCATTACCGATTTTAAATCTTTGCCTTTAGAAATTGATTTCAGCTCATCAAGTGTAGCACCTTTTAGAACTTCTTTTAAGGCTTTATTGGTATTTGGCAGGATTAAATCAAGTTTTTTTGAGCTCACTATATTTATCATCTAAAGATTATACCAAAATAAAAGGTACTTAATTTGCTAGGTATATCTACAAGATGTAAAATATTATTTACATGGATGTATGCAAAAGGAAAGTGTTATGAAAATAGAAGACTTTTGTATATCGATGCAATCAGAGCATTCTAAGTCAAAAAAAGTCTCACATATTTTTGAGCAGGAACTGATATCTTTAGAAGCAAATAAAGATGTTCAAAGCAGTGATTCTTCAAAAGAAATTGACGTAACTGGTAATGAGTTGGCATTTGCACAAAGACTGGAGTATATGCTTGTTCAGGAGTTTATATATTCACTTCAAAATATAAACATCAGATCAAACAATCAAAACAACTTTAGATTTAGATCTCTTGATAATATGAATATTGAGCCAAGAAAACTAAGTGCCAGAGAAGTGACTTTATCTGAAGAGATAGTTTGCCATGAAAAACTAGATGTGTCAATGCAAGGTTGCATACAAACAGCAACTCAAAAGATTAAACTAGATATTGATGTATCTTTTTCATCAACTTATGTCGAGAGAAACCAACTTACAAAAAGTATGTTTTATGACCCGTTAGTTTTAAACTTTGACGGGGAATTGCCAAGTTTAGACTCTCAAAAGTTCTCTTTTGATATTGATTGTGACGGGGAGAGTGACCAAATATCTGTACTCTCTGAGGGTTGTGGTTTTTTAGCACTTGATAAAAATAATAACAATAGCATTGATGACGGAACCGAGCTTTTCGGTACACAAAACGGAAACGGCTTTTACGATTTAGCACGTTATGATGATGACAATAACGGTTGGATTGATGAAAACGATTCAATTTTAGATTCACTTCGCATCTGGAGAAAAACAGATACAGAAGATGAACTAATCGGTCTTGGTGAAATTGGTATAGGGGCTATATATCTTGGATATAACGAAGAGAGTTTTGATCTTAAAACTTCAAATAACGAAATATTGGGTCGCATTAAATCAAACGGTTTGTTTTTAAATGAAAACGGAAGTAGCGGGATTGTTAGTCAAATAGACTTTGCAAAAAAAGATTCTAAACTGAGTGAACTTATCCAGTCAGCTTAAAATCATAATGAGTCTCAATAATGAGACTCATTAAAAAAGTTATTTCTTTCTAGCTATTAAAAGTGTAGATATATCCATTGAAAAGCTTTTATTATAAAGCATCTCAAAACCTGCATCTTCGAGTTCTTTCATCATATTTGCTACGGTTGAGAAATCTTCTATAGAGTTAGGAAGATACTCATATGCTTCAAGATTTTTAGATATAAAACCACCAACTTTCGGAAGTATTTTATTCATATAAAAATCTCTAATTCTACCAAGTAGCGACGGATTTTCATTTTTCATAAATTCCAATATAACTACAAGACCGTCTTTTTTAAGTACACGATTAAACTCCTTAAGAGCTTCTTCTCTCTCAACAACATTTCTGATACCGTAAGTTATACTCAAAATATCTGCAGATTCATCCTCTAAAGGAATCTCTGTAGCTTTAGCAATATGATAATTAAACTTAGGATATTTCTCACGTGCTACACCAACCATGCCTTTTGAAGGATCAACCCCTATTATTTCTCCTACAGCAATACCGCTAACTTCAGCACGACTACGCCAGAACTCCATCATATCACCTGTTCCGCATGCTACATCGATTATCTTGTCAAGTGTGTCGTCACCTTTGAATTCATATGCTAAATCACATGCTTTTCTTCTCCAGCTTTTATCAACACCCATACTCATAACACGGTTTGCAGTATCATATGTAGGAGCTATATCATCAAACATAGAAACTATCTTTTGCTGTTTTTCCATACGCTAACTTTCCTCTCTATTTCAGCCTTATCTATTCTTATTTCTGGCTATAATTTATCCTAAATTATGCTCATCAATAAGCTGTCGGCTACTTAACCACATAATTATATCTTTGTCATCTTGGAGTATATTTAAAATTTCAAATTCTTCTATATTTGTATTAAATACTTTACTTCCGCCTACTTTTGGAGCTATATAACAAAGGTATCTATCTACAATATCACGTGTAGCTTCAAACATATTAGCTCCACCTTCAATCATAATATTTTTATATTTTTGTATAATATCTAAATTATCCGATATTATAACTTTCCTGCCCTCTACTTTAAAAAGCGGTATAGTTTTATCAAACTCACTTTTACGTGAATATATAAGTATATCCGGTGCTTTTCCATCTACTAATCTTGCATCCAAAGTCGGTCTGTCTATTCTTACACTCTCACCGCCGATTACAAGTAAGTCGCACTTATCTCTCATATCATGCACATTTTTACGCGATTCTTTTGAAGTAATTATACCGCCGTCGTAAGTACCGTTTAATCTTTGAGCCCATTTAAAAAATACAAATTTATCTTTAGACCATCTCTCAAAAGGATACAAAAGTTCCTTACACTTAGCTTCTAAAACACCGTTTTGTATTTCAATATCTGCATCCAATAGTTTTTTGTTCCCACAGGCTGCTTCAGGATTTGTATCTAAAGCACCTACATATACTTTTTTTATACTAAGCAAACTTAACAAATCTGCACATGATGGTGTTTTGCCGATATGTGAACATGGTTCAAGCGTAGTATATACACTACAGTTTTTAAAAATACCATTATGATTTTGTATTAAATATTTGTGTATATCAGCTGAGTTTGTAAGTTTTAGTATAAATTCATCGTTCGTAAGTTTAAAATATGCGGATTTTAAAGCCTCAACTTCGGCATGCGGAAGTCCGGCTTTTTTATGAGCTTCAACACTTAATATTGCTCCACTCTCAGAAACTACACAGCATCCGACTGCCGGATTTGGATATGTAAGCCCTTGATATTTCCATGCTTCTTTTAAGGCGAGGTTCATAAAAAATTCAGAGTTTGCTACCATTCAAAGTATGTCTTACCTTTGGATATCTCACCAAAATCTACAACTTCTTCTTTGCCGTCTGCTAAAACAGTAACTTTAGAGTCTTCAACTTTTAAAAGTTTGCCTTTTAACTTATCACGCGAAGCAAAACCTAACTGTACGTTTTCACCTATTGAGAGTTCATAATGGTGTAGGTTCTTTAGTTTTCTTTCGATTCCAGGACTTGACACTTCAAGTCTGTAATCTCCTGAAACAGGTGGTGTAACATCTAAAAGAGGAGAGATTAAACGACTAAGTTCAGCACAACTGTCTAAACTTACAGGTTTTCTTTTTCCGTCTTCTATTTCGTTTGAGACTACAGAAATTCTATATATTGTCTCATCAAATTCACTTACGGTTGATATATCATAAAGTTCCAAATCAAGAGACTTTACAAATGATTTTATATCGCTCTCAAGACTCATCTTTATTTTCCTTAGATATTTTTTTAAACAGCTCATCAATAGTTTGAGCTTTTTTTAGATGCTCGTCAAATTCAAATTTTAACTTAGGTGAGCGAAACCAACCTTGGTCTTTCATACAGTAATCTTCTATAATAGGTCTAGCTTTTTTAAGCTGTTTTAACAGTATAGATTTTTCTTCTTCTGAAAAATAGCTAGGGTCTATATAAACCTTTGCATCGTCACGCCCTTTGGAACATCTAACCTCTATAACATCAAGTTCATGGAGTCTGTTGTCGTTTAACTGACTAAGAGCTTCTGGAATAAGCTCTTGTAAAATAGAGTCAGTTCTTTTTAGTTTTATTTGTGCGTCAGTCACTTAATAATCTTTATAGTTCAACTTTTTGTTCAACTTTTTTAAATGTTTCGATTACATCGCCTACTTGTACATCATCGTAACCTTTGATGCCAACACCACATTCGTAACCGTTTCCAACTTCTTCAACATCATCTTTGAAACGTTTAAGTGAAGTAAGTTCACCCTCAAATATAACAACACCCTCACGAATAACACGCACAAGTCCACCACGGATAAGTTTACCATCAACTACAGTACAACCTGCAATCATACCCTTAGGAGTTTTGAAAGTATCTTTAACATCAGCCTGACCGGTATTCTCTTCAGTAAATTTAAGATCCATCATACCTGTTAGCATATTAGTTACATCATCTAGCAACTGATAGATTACAGAGTAATTTCTAATCTCGATTCCACGTTGTTTTGCTAAAGCTTTTACAGAACCTGTCGGGCGGATATTAAACCCTAGGAGTACACAGTTATCACTTGCACTAGCAAGCTCAACGTCATTCTCTGTAATTCCACCTACACCCGTAGAGATAACTTCAACTTTTACCTCTTCGTTTCTTAAATCTGTAAGTGAAGATTTAAGAGCTTCAAGTGAACCGTGAACATCTGCTTTAAGTACGACTTTAAGCGTTTTAAGCCTACCTTCCGCAATCATAGCCGTCATGTCTTCTAACGTTGACTTAGTAGATTTACTTAACTCTTTATGTCTATCATACTCGTAACGTTTGTGAGCATATTCTTTTGCCTCTTTATCACTGCTAACTGCCATTAAAACTTCACCTGAAGGAGGAACAGTGTCAAGTCCGGCTACCTGAGCCGTGTGTGATGGACCTATAGATTTTATCTGTTTGCCGTTCTCATCTATAAGAGCTTTAACACGTCCGTATGAGCTACCACAAACGATGTTGTCACCAACTTTTAAAGTACCGTTTTGAACGATTACCGTAGCAACAGGTCCACGACCTT
The genomic region above belongs to Sulfurimonas lithotrophica and contains:
- a CDS encoding flagellar hook-length control protein FliK, producing MINIVSSKKLDLILPNTNKALKEVLKGATLDELKSISKGKDLKSVMDSILKQSSIDNSSDKALLNLVKNNPTLKNLGDVSTTIKDLLNTIKSDKNPLPVEKVLKEFLVDIKDLKDTPIKQKFENSGVFLESRIKDLKSPQVELKSLLNSLENVLKKSEYSSSKTVLNDIKELLNRHMSKELPAQTNDKNIAQHKMLISAKELEVVASKVKNILSELKSAQKFADPLQKPLVENIVKSLEHLSSPKLLNAQDFKYTRIKDNLQQLFSITSKSIDTDAKGVFDALQKIFSTLKSIEQNTSNPKMILDDFIAKDLPKDIKSLTQNLKEVLLKNDPIFSKATLNIIDKLEQLSTPAKLNPQQNVKELLSNDLKSVLLQANEDISKSNHPNKTELLKHIDKLALQIDNFQLVSHLSNASSLYLPFSWDAMQEGKIEMKKSDDDRFYCDIDLKLKDYGELKFKLTLYEKNQLNLHVYTTSKEFQAIVKENLPELRSAIIDANVTPREIRIFEPKDTNATSAYNEFSDNLATGFEVKA
- the ubiE gene encoding bifunctional demethylmenaquinone methyltransferase/2-methoxy-6-polyprenyl-1,4-benzoquinol methylase UbiE, coding for MEKQQKIVSMFDDIAPTYDTANRVMSMGVDKSWRRKACDLAYEFKGDDTLDKIIDVACGTGDMMEFWRSRAEVSGIAVGEIIGVDPSKGMVGVAREKYPKFNYHIAKATEIPLEDESADILSITYGIRNVVEREEALKEFNRVLKKDGLVVILEFMKNENPSLLGRIRDFYMNKILPKVGGFISKNLEAYEYLPNSIEDFSTVANMMKELEDAGFEMLYNKSFSMDISTLLIARKK
- the ribD gene encoding bifunctional diaminohydroxyphosphoribosylaminopyrimidine deaminase/5-amino-6-(5-phosphoribosylamino)uracil reductase RibD; amino-acid sequence: MVANSEFFMNLALKEAWKYQGLTYPNPAVGCCVVSESGAILSVEAHKKAGLPHAEVEALKSAYFKLTNDEFILKLTNSADIHKYLIQNHNGIFKNCSVYTTLEPCSHIGKTPSCADLLSLLSIKKVYVGALDTNPEAACGNKKLLDADIEIQNGVLEAKCKELLYPFERWSKDKFVFFKWAQRLNGTYDGGIITSKESRKNVHDMRDKCDLLVIGGESVRIDRPTLDARLVDGKAPDILIYSRKSEFDKTIPLFKVEGRKVIISDNLDIIQKYKNIMIEGGANMFEATRDIVDRYLCYIAPKVGGSKVFNTNIEEFEILNILQDDKDIIMWLSSRQLIDEHNLG
- a CDS encoding ribosome maturation factor — translated: MSLESDIKSFVKSLDLELYDISTVSEFDETIYRISVVSNEIEDGKRKPVSLDSCAELSRLISPLLDVTPPVSGDYRLEVSSPGIERKLKNLHHYELSIGENVQLGFASRDKLKGKLLKVEDSKVTVLADGKEEVVDFGEISKGKTYFEW
- the rbfA gene encoding 30S ribosome-binding factor RbfA: MTDAQIKLKRTDSILQELIPEALSQLNDNRLHELDVIEVRCSKGRDDAKVYIDPSYFSEEEKSILLKQLKKARPIIEDYCMKDQGWFRSPKLKFEFDEHLKKAQTIDELFKKISKENKDES